The Prochlorococcus sp. MIT 0801 genomic sequence ATGGAAGGTTAAGCCATTACCTGTGGAGATAAGTTGTGAAAAATAAATAATTATTTATCAGGCAAATCTGGTGTTTGATGTAATAATCTATTTAACCTTAACCGATCTATATTGAATGGATCTGGAGCAAGTTCTCCAGCGACTTCTCGAAATGTATCTTCAACTTCATCAGAAACCTTGACATCAAAAATTCTTTCCATTAAAGCTTCAATAGAATATAAATGAGCATGAATATTTTCAAGATCAGAAATCACTTGTGTAACTGATTTATCTTTTTTCTCAATAGTTCCAGTTTGAAAATTATCTTCAAATTGATCTGATGAGTTTAGATTCAATTTCTTTTGCAAATCTTCTAAGACTCGTCCACATAAAGTTCGGAAAGATTGAAGAGCAGCCCAATTAATCTCTTGCTGTTGACGCAAAGTGGGAAACTCTCTGATTAGACGATCATGTTCCCTGTAAAATCTTTGGCAATCTGGACATTGGCATGGTTCTTCAGGCACCTTCTTCGAGGCAGCTTAGCAACCATCATTGCATTTCTTAGGCCGTCATAGGTGGCTCACCGTTAAAGAAATCTCCTCCTTCATCATTATTATCCAATTCAGAGCTTTCAGGCAGAGGTATTTCAATGCTAGAGACCACTTGAATAACATCTCGTAATCTCATTGAGTCAGCAAACCAACCCATTGCTTGTTCTGTATCATTTCTTCCTTCCGCATCATTAGCTTGATCTTCATGCGCTTCGGCTAGAAGTGTTAACCAACACAAGCATCGAGCTTGAACAATTGATAAATCTAAATCACTTGGTTGAGAGTTTGATATTTGCTCACTCTCTTGCTGAACAAGCAATCGCAAACGAAGATCGTGAAGCTGGGCCATGTTGACTTAATTCACCTAATTAACGCTAGCGAAAGAGTAATGATTTTGCACCTCCACCAGATCTAGGACTATAGATTTTTAGTTTTTATTCGTTTTTCGCACGGGGCTGGCGGGACTCGAACCCACGACCTACGGTTTAGGAAACCGTCGCTCTATCCAGCTGAGCTACAGCCCCCTGAAATTAATTATGCCTTGAGGCATGATGGAGATGAAAGCAGGGGAGGTGATCGCAATTGAACTTCAGCAAAAAAGCTGAAGAATTCTATTGAGGAAAGTCCGGGCTCCTATTTGGCCAGGCTTGCTGGGTAATTCCCAGTGCGGGTGACCGTGAGGATAGTGCCACAGAAACACACCGCCTAACGCTTGATGGGGAAATCCCAACAGACGCGGCAAGGGTGCAAAGGTGCGGTAAGAGCGCACCAGCAGCATCGAGAGGTGCTGGCTAGGTAAACCCCGGCTAGGAGCAAGGCGAGGGGCAATGGATGGCCATAGACCTTGTCCCTGAAGAGAGCCGCTTGAGGCTAGCGGTAACGTTAGCCCCAGATAGATGATTACCCATTCGATTTCTGAAGAAAGAAGAATGAACAGAACCCGGCTTATGACCTGCTTTCACTTTATTCATTTCATACAAAAAATCACAGTCAAAATTCTATTTTTATCACTTAAATTATATTCTTTAAAGAATTATGAAAATCTCAAATCACAGAGTAGAAGAAATAATTAATTTTATTAAAGGTCTAAATTTAGATCAAAAATTTAAAAAAGAGTTTACGAAAGAAAAAATAAAAAATATTTTATATATTAATGAATCACTTACTCATAGTTCAGCAAATAGTGAAATTAATTATGAAAATCTTGAATTTCTTGGAGACGCAGTTCTCAGACTCGTTGCATCAGATTTCATAAAAAATAAATATCCATATATGCAAGTAGGAGAAAGATCTGAACTTCGTTCACATCTGGTAAGTGATCAATGGCTAGAAGAAGTTGGTAAAAAAATAGAAATCAACAGTGTATTAGTTATTGGGAATAAAGCCCTTAGAGATAAATCAGCAAACGCAACTATTCAAGCGCAAGCAACTGAAGCACTAATAGGAGCTTTGTATGAAAGTCTTAATATTGTTGAACCTATAAAAGATTGGCTTATTCCGTTCTGGGATGAGAAAAGTAATGAAGTTCTAGCTGATCCTCATAAGAAAAATTACAAATCAGCACTTCAGGAATTGACTCAAAGTAAAGGCTTATCAATTCCCAGATATAAAACAATTGAAATTGATAAAAAGCATAACAATCCTAAACGATTTTTGTGTAGTGTTTTTGTCAAAAATCGATCGATTGCTGAAGGAACTGGAAAGTCAATAAAGCAAGCCGAAAAAGATGCTGCAAGTAAAGCATTGAAGTATTTCGAGAAAAATGTAATTGATCAGTAATTAGTTTCCTTAGAAAAATGAATAATCAATTTTTCATAAGATCTTTAAGAGGTATTGTTAATAATTTATCCCAATTCCCCCCCTCAAAAAGCACTGCCGCTTTATCACCACTTATTCTTTGAACAAATCCTTCATAACCATTGTAAATTGACTCTTGGTTATTAACAGTTACTGTTGTACCAGGAAGAATAGGATCTTTTGTATCAGTCATAATTAACCATATTCAAATAAACTTTGAAAAAGTCTACTCATAAAAATGATCGAAAAAGATAAATGGATGTCAATAGGTGAAATTGTTGCTCCGCAAGGTTTAAAAGGAGATATTCGAATTAAACCTAATAGCGACTTTCCTGAAAGATTTACACAACCTGGGAAACGATGGATTCAAAAAACTGACGAATTACCTACTGAAATCAATTTAACAAAAGGAACGCTTATTCCAGGCAAATCAATCTATGTACTTTCTATCGAGGGAGTATCTACTAGAAGTTCTGCGGAAGAAATTATTGGTTGGAAAATAGTTATACCAAGTGATAGCAGACCGATGTTGAGTAAAGATGAGTACCATTACTATGATTTAATTGGTCTAGAGGCAAGAAGCGGTCCCAAAAAAGCTTTAATTGGTCATGTAACTGACTTAATGAAGGGAGGGAATGACCTTCTAGAGATAGAGTTAGTGGAAGGTAAAAAAGTTTTGGTACCTTTTGTTAAAGAAATTGTCCCAGAAATAGACATCAAAGAAAAATGGTTGCTAATCAATCCACCCAATGGCTTATTGGAACTCTAATAATTATTGAGGTTTTTAAACAAAACTTCAAAAATAAATTACAAAGTTCTTTATGAGAATAACTGATAACTCCATAATTCCTGTAATTCTTAGTGGTGGATCAGGAACAAGACTTTGGCCACTTTCTAGAGAAAGTTATCCTAAGCAATTTCTAGCGTTAGATACACGAACAAAGAAAACACTTTTGCAGAAAACTTATGAAAGGCTTCTGGGTTTAGAGGGACTTGAAAATCCCATTTTAATATGTAATGAGGATCATAGATTTATAGTTGCAGAGCAATTTAGAGAAATAAATACTGATCCTCAGGCAATTATTCTGGAACCCGTAGGACGTAATACTGCACCAGCAATTGCAGTTGCTGCTCTTCAAGCAATTTCTTTAGGTAAAGATCCTTTACTGTTAATTTTGGCAGCCGATCACTTGATAGAAAATATCATTGAATTTCAAAGAGTAATTCAATCAGCAAAAACATATGCAAAGCAGGGTAGATTAGTGACCTTTGGTATTGTTCCAACTTCTGCAGAAACTGGTTACGGTTACATTGAAGCAAAAGAATTAGATAATAATGAAGATCAAATAAGTGGTCTAGAAATAAACAAATTTATAGAAAAACCTAATAAAGAAATAGCTGAAAAATTAATCAAAGATTCTCGCTATACTTGGAATAGTGGTATGTTTCTTTTTAAAGCAAGTTCAATAATAAGTGAATTAGAGAAATTCTCTCCAGAAATCATAAATTATTGCAAAATTGCAATTGAGAAAGATGTAGAAGATCTTGATTTCCTACGATTAGAAACAGAGTCATTCAAGAAATGTCCAAAAATATCTTTAGATATAGCAGTTATGGAAAAAACAAACTTAGGTACCGTTCTTCCCTTAAATGTAGGATGGAGTGATATAGGAAGTTGGAAATCTTTGTGGGATATTAGTCAAAAGAATAAGGATGGAAACTACATAAATGGGAGAATAATCGCTGAACAAAGTAGAAATTGTTATCTAGAAAGTGAACAACGTCTAATTGTGGGAATAGGAATAGAAGATCTAATAGTTATAGATACAAATGATGCTATATTAATTGCTAATAGAGATCAATCTCAAAATATTGGAAATATAATCAAAAGCCTTTGCTCAAAAGACTTCCCAGAAGGTAAAGTTCACAGAAAAATTTATAGACCTTGGGGAAATTACACTACAATAGTTGAGGGGGATAGATGGCTAGTCAAGCTCATAGAAGTAAAGCCAAATGCTTCTCTTTCTTTACAAATGCACCATCATAGAGCTGAACATTGGGTTGTAGTTAACGGAACAGCCTTGATAGAAAAAAATGGAGAAAAGCAACTTTTAAGTGAAAATGAAAGCACATTCATTCCTTTAGGCTGCAAGCATAGATTAAGCAATCCAGGGAAAATGAAACTTGAGCTTATTGAAGTTCAAAGCGGAGCGTATTTAGATGAAGAAGACATCATTCGCTTTGAAGATTCTTATGGCAGAATAAAAAATCTTAGTTGATGAAAAACTATATTTTATTTTTCAAATTACAGGTAATTAATTAAATAAAATGATTGAGAGTTAAGAATCTTTATTCCACGGTTACACTTTTGGCTAAATTCCTAGGCTGATCAACATCTAAACCTTTATGTGCTGCTATGTGATAACTAAATAACTGCAAAGGTACAACGGTCAATAGAGGACTCACCCATTCACTAACTTTTGGAATAGTAAATAATTCATCAAACATTTCCGATTCAGATCGATGAGTAGACACCCCAATCAAACGGGCATCTCTAGCTTTAGCCTCTTGCGAGTTACTAAGTACTTTTTCATAGACGATTCCAGGGACAGCAATAGATACCACTGGAACATGTTGATCTAAAAGTGCTATTGGTCCGTGTTTTAGCTCTCCAGCTGGATAGCCTTGCGCATGGATGTAGCTTATTTCCTTTAATTTAAGAGCACCTTCAAGTGCAATTGGATAATTTATTCCTCTACCTAAAAAAATTACATCCTTTGTTTCAACAAACAAATGTGCTATTTCCTTAGAGAGAGAATCATGTTTTTTTATAAGATTTGTTAGCTGTTTAGGGATTAATCTCAAATCATTGGAGAGATCTAAAATTTCTTGAGAGTTTCTTTTTTGTCTATGTGATGCAAATAAAAGTGTTAAACCATAAAAGGACAACATTTGTCCCAGAAAGGTTTTGGTTGCTGCAACACCTATTTCGATGCCTGATCCAATATCAATAACATTATCTAGCTCACGACCAAATGAACTATCAATTCTATTAGTAATGCCCAATTGATGAAAAGAAAAATGAGGATCTTTAGTCGAATCTCTTCTCTCCTTTTCCATCCTTAAGGCAGCTAAAGTGTCTGCAGTTTCACCTGATTGACTTACTCCAATTGTCAAAGTATTGGGAGAAAGTGGAGGGGGAGCATAACGAAATTCACTCGCGAAATATACCTTTGTAGGAACTCCTGCAAACTGTTCCAACAAATAAGCACCAACCATACCTGCATGTCTGCTTGTGCCACAGGCAAGTATTTGAATCTGTTCTATTTTCTCAAGGATAGATTTAGAAACCTGCAAAGCTACTGGTTTTTCGGAGGGCAAATCCATAGGCAAAAATCTATCTATCCATTGTTGTGCCGTCTCTGGCTGCTCATAAATTTCTTTAAGCATGAAATGACGAAAATTTCTTTTATCGGCAAAAAATTCCGTGCCCTGCAAGATCGATGGTGCTCTATGCTGCCTCTTTCCATCATCATCATATAGTTCAATTCCTAGTGGGGTTAAAAGTGCACTTTCGTGATCCCTTAAAGGTAAAAATGTACGGGTAAATCCTATTAATGCTGGTGTATCACTTGCACAAAAAAACTCACCCTCGCCAAAGCCAAGAACTAATGGAGCTTGCCCTCTAGCTACTACCAAGGCATTTGGTGCCTTAGACCAAATCACTGCGATGGAATAAGTCCCTTCTAATAAAGTCAAAACTTTTTGAACAGCGATTAATAGTGTTTGTTCATCAGGGCAAAGTCCATTTGCCAGAGACTGTTCTATCTCAAGACCGATTAAGTGTGGAATTATTTCAGTGTCAGTTTCCGAGGTTAATTTGATTCCTTTAACTTTCAGGCTGCTAGATAACTCTCTGTAATTCTCGATAATCCCATTTTGCACAACTGCAATTTGCCCTGAGAAATCAAGATGAGGATGAGCATTTCTCTCGTTAGGCTTTCCATGAGT encodes the following:
- a CDS encoding mannose-1-phosphate guanylyltransferase/mannose-6-phosphate isomerase, translated to MRITDNSIIPVILSGGSGTRLWPLSRESYPKQFLALDTRTKKTLLQKTYERLLGLEGLENPILICNEDHRFIVAEQFREINTDPQAIILEPVGRNTAPAIAVAALQAISLGKDPLLLILAADHLIENIIEFQRVIQSAKTYAKQGRLVTFGIVPTSAETGYGYIEAKELDNNEDQISGLEINKFIEKPNKEIAEKLIKDSRYTWNSGMFLFKASSIISELEKFSPEIINYCKIAIEKDVEDLDFLRLETESFKKCPKISLDIAVMEKTNLGTVLPLNVGWSDIGSWKSLWDISQKNKDGNYINGRIIAEQSRNCYLESEQRLIVGIGIEDLIVIDTNDAILIANRDQSQNIGNIIKSLCSKDFPEGKVHRKIYRPWGNYTTIVEGDRWLVKLIEVKPNASLSLQMHHHRAEHWVVVNGTALIEKNGEKQLLSENESTFIPLGCKHRLSNPGKMKLELIEVQSGAYLDEEDIIRFEDSYGRIKNLS
- a CDS encoding NAD(P)H dehydrogenase subunit NdhS, whose amino-acid sequence is MTDTKDPILPGTTVTVNNQESIYNGYEGFVQRISGDKAAVLFEGGNWDKLLTIPLKDLMKN
- the rimM gene encoding ribosome maturation factor RimM (Essential for efficient processing of 16S rRNA) — protein: MIEKDKWMSIGEIVAPQGLKGDIRIKPNSDFPERFTQPGKRWIQKTDELPTEINLTKGTLIPGKSIYVLSIEGVSTRSSAEEIIGWKIVIPSDSRPMLSKDEYHYYDLIGLEARSGPKKALIGHVTDLMKGGNDLLEIELVEGKKVLVPFVKEIVPEIDIKEKWLLINPPNGLLEL
- the rnc gene encoding ribonuclease III produces the protein MKISNHRVEEIINFIKGLNLDQKFKKEFTKEKIKNILYINESLTHSSANSEINYENLEFLGDAVLRLVASDFIKNKYPYMQVGERSELRSHLVSDQWLEEVGKKIEINSVLVIGNKALRDKSANATIQAQATEALIGALYESLNIVEPIKDWLIPFWDEKSNEVLADPHKKNYKSALQELTQSKGLSIPRYKTIEIDKKHNNPKRFLCSVFVKNRSIAEGTGKSIKQAEKDAASKALKYFEKNVIDQ
- the glmS gene encoding glutamine--fructose-6-phosphate transaminase (isomerizing), with the protein product MCGIFAVIGSREVSSLLIDGLRKLEYRGYDSAGIATIDNLNNDQIGQLNVTKAKGKLVNLSNLIKKKPPKGHVGIAHTRWATHGKPNERNAHPHLDFSGQIAVVQNGIIENYRELSSSLKVKGIKLTSETDTEIIPHLIGLEIEQSLANGLCPDEQTLLIAVQKVLTLLEGTYSIAVIWSKAPNALVVARGQAPLVLGFGEGEFFCASDTPALIGFTRTFLPLRDHESALLTPLGIELYDDDGKRQHRAPSILQGTEFFADKRNFRHFMLKEIYEQPETAQQWIDRFLPMDLPSEKPVALQVSKSILEKIEQIQILACGTSRHAGMVGAYLLEQFAGVPTKVYFASEFRYAPPPLSPNTLTIGVSQSGETADTLAALRMEKERRDSTKDPHFSFHQLGITNRIDSSFGRELDNVIDIGSGIEIGVAATKTFLGQMLSFYGLTLLFASHRQKRNSQEILDLSNDLRLIPKQLTNLIKKHDSLSKEIAHLFVETKDVIFLGRGINYPIALEGALKLKEISYIHAQGYPAGELKHGPIALLDQHVPVVSIAVPGIVYEKVLSNSQEAKARDARLIGVSTHRSESEMFDELFTIPKVSEWVSPLLTVVPLQLFSYHIAAHKGLDVDQPRNLAKSVTVE